A genome region from Anastrepha obliqua isolate idAnaObli1 chromosome 4, idAnaObli1_1.0, whole genome shotgun sequence includes the following:
- the LOC129243731 gene encoding uncharacterized protein LOC129243731 — MLRFLAYLLASLFLLSAAHAQQSSAKPGQVGGQFERTRHLAAPPINLSAPAIYLPEVIPVREEPQEPQTTPRAPIRATRRTMRSGT; from the exons ATGTTGCGCTTTCTCGCTTATCTGCTCGCCAGTTTGTTCTTGTTATCAGCTGCGCACGCGCAGCAAAGTTCCGCCAAGCCTGGACAGGTCGGCGGG caaTTCGAACGCACTCGTCATTTAGCTGCTCCTCCAATTAATCTCAGTGCGCCTGCAATTTATTTGCCTGAAGTAATTCCAGTGAGAGAGGAGCCACAGGAACCACAAACAACGCCAAGAGCGCCAATAAGAGCTACAAGAAGAACAATGAGAAGTGGAACTTAG